In a genomic window of Flavobacteriales bacterium:
- a CDS encoding LytTR family DNA-binding domain-containing protein gives MTNVLIIEDEPSTAELLKELIESRSGHRVVETLERVDTAVQYLKEHQQNLDIIFLDIHLADGESFHIFKEIDVQTPVIFCTAYDEYLLKAFKHNGIDYILKPFKQSDIQEALAKFESLKLSFASKNRHGQENSSRRSFLVHYREKTIPIAVEQIAVVLISEGITYLYNLNGDSFHLAKTMDEVQEGLPIDDFYRVNRQMIVNRNAVAEIEPYFNRKVIIKLNINLPEQVVVSRLKVSSFMKWLEQ, from the coding sequence ATGACCAATGTTCTTATCATAGAAGATGAACCGAGTACTGCGGAGCTGCTGAAAGAACTCATTGAGTCAAGGAGTGGGCATCGGGTTGTTGAGACGCTGGAACGGGTAGATACCGCAGTTCAGTACCTGAAGGAACACCAACAGAACCTGGATATCATCTTCTTGGATATTCACCTTGCAGATGGAGAGAGTTTTCACATTTTCAAGGAGATCGATGTTCAGACCCCGGTGATATTCTGTACCGCTTATGATGAGTACCTGCTGAAAGCATTCAAGCATAACGGAATTGATTACATCTTGAAGCCGTTCAAGCAATCTGATATTCAGGAAGCTCTAGCAAAGTTCGAAAGTCTAAAGTTGAGTTTTGCTTCTAAGAACCGACACGGTCAAGAGAACAGTTCGAGAAGATCTTTTCTGGTCCATTACCGAGAGAAAACCATTCCCATTGCCGTTGAGCAGATCGCTGTTGTGCTTATCAGCGAAGGAATCACGTATCTGTATAATCTGAACGGAGATTCGTTTCACCTCGCAAAGACCATGGATGAGGTGCAAGAGGGCTTACCGATTGACGATTTCTACAGAGTGAACAGGCAAATGATTGTGAATCGGAACGCTGTAGCTGAAATTGAACCCTACTTCAACAGAAAAGTGATCATCAAATTGAACATCAACCTTCCAGAGCAAGTAGTTGTAAGCCGTTTGAAAGTCTCCTCATTCATGAAATGGCTGGAGCAATAG
- a CDS encoding T9SS type A sorting domain-containing protein has translation MKKAFLSILAVISLVSIGRSQSSTWNHVYTTLQTNCIGCHGGGAPQGNLDLSGSSSAVYSALVNQAPTNPAALAKGNLLVDPGYPEKSFLLRKCANSDWDNWYEYDLAPAEGNSMPPSPQPSLAHAEIEMIRQWILYGASETDSVVDPMLIQNYYGGLGMAKLPPPPAPDPSEGIQVRLGTFFLPPANEIEFHKKQKLNLDSDLEVISLHPFFNDESHHFILYKFDAATAAEYPEGLRNVAEGESSMFDSDMVAAWADPAAIDLPATTAYSWESDVVLDMNYHILNYEQDSILAADVYMNIYTQPTGVAEHEMISRLLPIDWIEAALSQGENIGPSLIIPNNGQPHVFEESFFGFGPIIDQIGANWYLWRLGTHTHARGSDFDLFLRNPDGTKGDQIYEGFYNTEYTFNQGYYDWEHPPTRYFEPELLHIPMANGFIFEAEYVNNGSDTLYWGNTTQDEMMLIFVQYTTEPLNQSGTGIGETYGSAVSKLTAMPNPTNDNSTVRFELEEPAEVELLLIDITGRVVFQESKGELVAGTHTQLIDMSGLQSGMYMLNLNVGADRAVVSLVKE, from the coding sequence ATGAAAAAAGCATTTCTAAGCATTTTAGCGGTCATCTCATTAGTAAGCATAGGCAGATCCCAATCCTCTACCTGGAACCATGTTTACACGACTTTACAGACCAATTGCATCGGTTGCCACGGTGGTGGCGCTCCTCAAGGTAACCTTGATCTATCAGGTTCGAGCAGCGCTGTTTACAGCGCTTTGGTAAATCAAGCACCGACCAACCCTGCTGCCTTGGCAAAAGGAAATCTGCTTGTTGACCCGGGATACCCCGAAAAAAGTTTCCTGCTTAGAAAATGTGCCAACTCAGACTGGGACAATTGGTACGAATATGACCTTGCTCCGGCCGAAGGCAACTCCATGCCGCCTTCGCCACAGCCAAGTCTGGCTCATGCTGAAATTGAAATGATCCGTCAATGGATCCTTTATGGGGCAAGTGAAACAGATAGCGTTGTGGACCCAATGCTCATTCAGAATTACTACGGGGGATTGGGCATGGCCAAACTTCCTCCTCCGCCAGCCCCAGACCCAAGCGAGGGTATTCAGGTGCGTTTGGGGACTTTTTTCCTTCCCCCTGCCAACGAAATAGAATTTCATAAGAAACAGAAGCTGAATCTTGACAGTGATCTGGAAGTGATCTCGCTTCATCCATTTTTCAATGACGAGTCGCATCACTTCATCCTTTATAAATTCGATGCAGCAACAGCGGCAGAATATCCGGAGGGATTAAGGAATGTGGCCGAAGGAGAAAGTTCCATGTTCGATTCAGACATGGTTGCCGCTTGGGCCGACCCAGCCGCAATAGACCTTCCTGCTACCACTGCTTACTCGTGGGAATCCGATGTTGTGCTGGATATGAACTATCATATTCTGAACTATGAGCAGGACTCGATCTTGGCTGCAGACGTGTACATGAATATTTACACACAGCCTACCGGTGTAGCCGAACATGAAATGATCTCACGTTTACTTCCTATCGATTGGATAGAGGCAGCTTTGAGTCAGGGCGAGAACATAGGACCCTCATTGATAATTCCAAACAATGGGCAACCGCATGTTTTCGAAGAATCGTTTTTTGGGTTCGGTCCCATCATAGACCAGATCGGTGCAAACTGGTATTTGTGGAGGCTTGGAACCCACACGCATGCAAGAGGAAGCGACTTTGACCTGTTTCTTAGAAATCCAGATGGTACCAAAGGAGACCAGATATATGAAGGTTTCTATAATACTGAGTACACATTCAATCAAGGATATTATGACTGGGAACATCCACCAACGCGTTACTTTGAACCGGAGCTACTTCATATCCCAATGGCAAACGGATTCATCTTCGAAGCTGAATATGTGAATAACGGTTCTGATACATTGTATTGGGGAAACACAACTCAGGACGAGATGATGCTGATTTTCGTTCAGTACACAACGGAGCCGTTGAATCAATCAGGCACTGGAATCGGGGAAACCTACGGGTCTGCCGTATCGAAGCTGACCGCCATGCCGAATCCGACAAATGACAATTCAACAGTTCGTTTTGAGCTGGAAGAACCAGCAGAGGTCGAACTGTTGTTAATTGACATAACCGGCCGAGTTGTTTTCCAAGAATCTAAAGGGGAGTTAGTTGCTGGCACGCACACTCAGTTGATCGATATGAGCGGATTACAAAGTGGGATGTACATGCTGAACTTGAACGTTGGTGCGGACAGAGCTGTTGTGAGTCTGGTGAAAGAGTAA
- a CDS encoding sterol desaturase family protein: MDSIRWYFLLFILVALVAEIIWSRIGNTETFDLKESAGNLTVFVGNQLLKPISLAWKYLVFDWVSQFRFFDITTNVISVLTAFLAVEFIYYWYHRLSHEIPILWTLHHTHHSAMKYNLTTAVRLNWLGLFVSPMFYIPLIFIGFSPEIVVSALAVGLFYQYFLHTEAIKKLGALEGVIFNTPSAHRVHHGSNEAYIDKNFGAMLIVFDKLFGTYQPETEKVKYGVTFGFFSNNPFVINFLPLIQYFKGNWKREKQRIEEGL, from the coding sequence ATGGATTCGATAAGGTGGTATTTTCTCCTTTTTATCTTGGTCGCACTTGTGGCTGAGATCATTTGGTCACGAATTGGTAATACCGAAACGTTCGATCTTAAAGAGAGCGCTGGCAACTTGACCGTGTTTGTTGGTAATCAATTGCTTAAACCCATTTCCTTGGCCTGGAAATATCTTGTTTTTGATTGGGTGTCGCAGTTCAGATTTTTCGACATTACTACAAATGTGATTTCCGTACTCACTGCATTTCTTGCGGTTGAATTCATCTATTACTGGTATCATAGATTGAGTCACGAAATTCCAATATTATGGACATTGCATCACACGCATCACTCGGCCATGAAGTACAACCTCACCACAGCGGTAAGGCTGAATTGGTTAGGCCTGTTCGTCAGTCCTATGTTTTATATTCCATTGATATTCATTGGATTTTCTCCGGAAATTGTTGTTTCGGCTCTTGCGGTGGGCTTGTTCTACCAGTATTTTTTGCACACGGAGGCCATTAAGAAGTTAGGCGCTTTAGAAGGTGTCATATTTAATACGCCATCTGCGCATCGGGTACATCATGGTTCGAATGAAGCGTACATCGACAAGAATTTTGGGGCTATGTTGATCGTATTCGATAAACTATTCGGAACATACCAGCCAGAGACCGAAAAAGTGAAATATGGAGTAACCTTTGGTTTTTTCAGTAACAATCCATTTGTGATAAACTTTCTTCCGCTTATCCAGTATTTCAAGGGGAATTGGAAAAGAGAAAAACAGCGAATAGAAGAAGGGCTTTAA
- a CDS encoding T9SS type A sorting domain-containing protein, with protein sequence MKRIILMTVIASISLHCGVRSQDSTAIVSAFFGLDNALPILANALCLGANGMDGMPVNFNYPIDGSSLSASDFEVVDGLGNSYAPMCAVLAPANENGENRTVLLIGQFGNAGTNPPVRINVIDDLFTTNTLVEESSCSEIINLNGAYTTNVVPLSEGPSLFFAQKIDGGINDCDLGNQTIQVAWDGGITPFINGVAEDDLFQFYTGYSDSSGVLIAHQPIAIADINDNDNFHQLCFSTNEEIVRISIIANTVEDPNGDPNSGSEIDVSYCSASLSAEEIPQEPTYNVYPNPFSAELFVENLRGDEYFKLYDLTGQVIFEGGNFELFDISNITSGLYFFTIRSRSYLESKKVVKK encoded by the coding sequence ATGAAGCGCATAATCTTAATGACAGTAATCGCCAGCATATCACTGCACTGTGGCGTCAGATCACAAGACAGTACGGCCATTGTCTCGGCTTTTTTCGGTCTTGATAATGCATTGCCCATACTTGCAAATGCCTTGTGTCTTGGAGCAAACGGAATGGACGGTATGCCCGTGAATTTCAATTACCCTATAGATGGATCCAGCTTATCGGCATCTGATTTCGAAGTTGTTGACGGCCTTGGAAACAGCTACGCTCCCATGTGCGCTGTATTAGCACCAGCCAATGAAAACGGAGAAAACCGAACGGTGCTCCTGATTGGGCAGTTTGGAAATGCTGGTACCAATCCACCAGTGCGGATCAACGTTATTGATGACCTGTTCACCACCAACACCTTGGTTGAAGAATCTTCTTGTTCTGAAATCATCAATTTGAATGGCGCCTATACCACTAACGTTGTTCCTTTGAGCGAAGGGCCATCCTTGTTTTTCGCTCAGAAAATTGATGGTGGTATCAATGACTGTGACCTGGGTAACCAGACAATACAAGTGGCTTGGGATGGAGGTATTACCCCTTTCATCAATGGCGTTGCTGAGGATGACCTGTTTCAATTCTACACAGGTTATTCAGATAGTTCAGGAGTGCTTATTGCTCACCAACCGATTGCGATAGCAGATATAAATGATAACGACAACTTCCATCAACTGTGCTTTTCTACCAATGAGGAGATTGTAAGAATTTCAATTATCGCAAACACTGTTGAAGACCCGAATGGAGATCCAAATTCGGGTAGCGAGATTGACGTAAGCTATTGTTCTGCGAGTTTAAGTGCAGAAGAAATTCCACAAGAACCAACATATAACGTTTATCCAAATCCATTCTCAGCTGAGCTGTTTGTTGAGAACTTAAGAGGAGATGAGTACTTCAAGCTTTATGATCTTACCGGACAGGTAATATTTGAAGGAGGGAACTTCGAATTATTTGACATTTCGAATATCACAAGTGGGCTTTATTTTTTCACTATCCGATCGCGTTCGTATCTGGAGAGTAAGAAAGTAGTTAAGAAATAA
- a CDS encoding helix-turn-helix domain-containing protein codes for MKNDIPHVTFKPATSENFGFEIVPIEAIANKKGAHEHNSQLPHQLKFYNLIFFTEGKGRHFIDFHWYPVQQNTLVYIAKEQVNAFEFSAGLKGYCMVFTEDFFVNCFSNFTDNFLFRLFNPQLFSPIVPIPEESDFINYFNLLRKEFSAPKSVNQKEIIKSLLTILVSKVENIKQNQPEFFIDSSKLILFQKFTSLVENHYTESRNANFYADKLAITYKHLNITCKELMHKTAKSVIDDFIVLQAKRKLINADMKSTELAYDLGFEDPTNFTKYFKKQIGLTPISFIKSI; via the coding sequence ATGAAAAACGACATACCACATGTAACATTTAAACCTGCGACTTCTGAAAACTTTGGATTTGAAATTGTTCCAATTGAGGCAATTGCCAACAAGAAAGGTGCACATGAGCACAACTCTCAATTACCGCATCAACTCAAGTTTTACAATTTGATTTTTTTCACCGAAGGCAAAGGCAGACATTTTATAGATTTCCACTGGTATCCTGTACAGCAAAACACTCTTGTTTATATTGCCAAAGAACAAGTAAATGCATTTGAATTTTCTGCAGGTTTAAAAGGATACTGCATGGTTTTTACCGAAGATTTTTTTGTGAATTGCTTTTCAAATTTTACCGACAATTTTTTGTTTCGGTTATTCAATCCACAACTATTCTCGCCCATTGTTCCAATTCCAGAAGAGTCAGATTTTATCAATTATTTTAATCTCTTACGCAAAGAATTCAGCGCTCCAAAATCGGTGAATCAAAAGGAGATAATTAAATCGCTGCTTACCATTCTCGTATCCAAGGTGGAGAACATCAAGCAAAACCAGCCTGAGTTTTTCATCGATTCGTCAAAGCTTATTCTATTTCAAAAATTCACCTCGCTGGTAGAAAATCATTATACCGAAAGCAGAAACGCTAATTTTTATGCAGATAAATTGGCCATCACCTATAAACACTTGAATATTACTTGTAAAGAATTGATGCACAAAACTGCTAAAAGTGTGATTGATGACTTTATAGTGCTTCAAGCCAAACGAAAATTGATAAACGCTGATATGAAGAGTACCGAATTGGCGTATGATTTAGGTTTTGAAGACCCTACCAACTTTACAAAATATTTCAAGAAGCAAATAGGATTAACCCCAATATCATTCATAAAATCGATTTAA
- a CDS encoding ester cyclase, with amino-acid sequence MENLKEIVLPFYQKALTVNAETNPADVLNAILAPDFISEGTVDNKNKEQLIGQLGFFWKMIPDLKWEPTEIIESGNQVIVRSKVTGTPNSPEGQFFGLPTNGTKSFATMSIDIHTIEDSKIVKVNHIEDWATALKQLKN; translated from the coding sequence ATGGAAAATTTAAAAGAAATCGTTTTGCCGTTTTACCAAAAGGCTTTAACCGTAAACGCTGAAACGAACCCTGCTGATGTATTGAATGCAATCTTAGCACCTGATTTTATATCGGAAGGAACTGTGGATAACAAGAACAAGGAACAACTGATTGGTCAGTTAGGTTTTTTCTGGAAAATGATTCCTGATTTGAAATGGGAGCCTACAGAAATCATTGAAAGTGGTAACCAAGTTATTGTAAGAAGCAAAGTGACAGGAACACCAAACTCACCTGAAGGACAATTTTTTGGTTTACCAACAAATGGGACTAAATCTTTTGCGACTATGTCTATTGATATCCACACCATTGAAGACTCGAAAATTGTTAAAGTTAACCACATAGAGGATTGGGCTACAGCACTGAAACAATTAAAAAATTAG
- a CDS encoding DUF4288 domain-containing protein has translation MDTEGNKWFAVKLVYVNEVIGKPDPKLVDNNFKENYVAYEESVVLIKAKSFDEAYVKSEKIGKENEDDYTNIYGQTVQQRLVGEVDCFELLDEPLENGTELYSNIIETSTGKSHGHFISETFKVTTDMQYMLMNAAFNKQKN, from the coding sequence ATGGACACCGAGGGAAACAAATGGTTTGCAGTAAAACTGGTTTATGTTAACGAGGTTATCGGCAAACCAGACCCGAAGTTGGTGGACAACAACTTCAAAGAAAACTATGTCGCTTACGAAGAGAGTGTTGTGCTTATCAAAGCTAAATCATTTGACGAAGCTTACGTGAAATCGGAAAAAATAGGAAAGGAAAACGAAGACGACTATACCAATATTTATGGTCAAACTGTACAGCAAAGGTTAGTTGGCGAGGTAGATTGCTTTGAGCTATTAGATGAACCGCTTGAAAACGGAACAGAACTTTATTCCAACATTATTGAAACAAGTACTGGAAAAAGTCATGGTCACTTTATTAGTGAAACGTTCAAGGTTACGACAGACATGCAATACATGTTGATGAATGCAGCGTTCAACAAGCAAAAGAATTAA
- a CDS encoding M15 family metallopeptidase, with amino-acid sequence MVQSELKLRGLYPGPADGIAGSATKAALDKVTELPKTWPLDRKLVGLLQLTAKDLGFETGPIDGLWGAQTAYAYEQLRHLRLFGVTPPVWRPEGNVVGNPNNWPTQRTDEELIAFYGQMGANQKSLALPYPHRLSWDMNKSVNAFQCHQKVHSSVVRVLTKVKNTYGMAEIQRLRLDVWGGCLNVRLMRGGDRYSTHSWGIAIDYDPENNQLKWGRDRASFARPEYEQWWQLWEEEGWVSLGRQHNFDWMHVQAAML; translated from the coding sequence TTGGTTCAATCAGAACTCAAGCTCCGCGGCCTCTACCCTGGACCAGCGGATGGCATTGCAGGAAGCGCAACAAAGGCTGCGCTTGATAAGGTGACCGAACTGCCCAAGACATGGCCCCTCGACCGTAAGCTTGTGGGTCTACTCCAGCTTACAGCCAAAGACTTGGGCTTCGAAACAGGCCCGATTGATGGCCTTTGGGGTGCGCAGACCGCCTATGCTTACGAACAGCTGCGCCACCTGCGTCTGTTTGGTGTGACGCCTCCTGTTTGGCGGCCCGAAGGTAATGTAGTGGGCAATCCTAACAACTGGCCAACACAGCGAACTGACGAAGAGCTGATCGCCTTCTACGGGCAGATGGGCGCCAACCAAAAAAGCCTTGCGCTGCCCTACCCTCATCGCCTTAGTTGGGACATGAACAAGAGTGTCAACGCATTCCAGTGCCATCAAAAAGTGCACAGCAGCGTGGTGCGCGTTCTCACCAAGGTGAAGAACACTTACGGCATGGCAGAAATACAACGTTTACGCTTGGATGTTTGGGGCGGATGCCTCAATGTGCGACTGATGCGCGGTGGCGACCGCTACAGCACCCACAGCTGGGGTATCGCCATCGATTACGACCCCGAAAACAATCAACTTAAATGGGGCCGCGACCGTGCCAGCTTTGCCCGACCCGAATACGAGCAATGGTGGCAGCTATGGGAAGAAGAAGGCTGGGTAAGCCTTGGTCGCCAGCATAACTTCGACTGGATGCATGTGCAGGCCGCTATGCTATAA
- a CDS encoding bacteriohemerythrin: protein MNFGIWNEKYSVRNIIIDEQHRKLLDILYRFEKMVNRDKDHAEMVQLLSEMSDYAEAHFKSEERYMEKLGYPKLQLHQELHSKYALEVLRFTLQHLDEGPDNARDVLNFLTHWWTDHILKVDMDYSEFAKKKELSIY, encoded by the coding sequence ATGAACTTTGGAATTTGGAACGAAAAGTACTCGGTACGCAACATCATCATAGACGAACAGCATCGCAAGCTGCTCGATATCCTCTACCGTTTCGAGAAAATGGTGAACAGGGATAAGGACCACGCAGAGATGGTTCAACTTCTGAGCGAAATGTCTGACTATGCCGAAGCGCATTTCAAATCGGAAGAACGCTACATGGAAAAATTAGGCTACCCCAAACTGCAGCTCCATCAGGAACTGCACAGCAAGTATGCTCTGGAAGTGCTACGCTTTACGCTGCAGCATTTGGACGAAGGCCCCGACAATGCCCGCGATGTGCTCAACTTCCTTACCCACTGGTGGACCGACCACATCCTTAAAGTGGATATGGATTACTCTGAGTTTGCCAAGAAAAAGGAGCTGAGCATCTATTGA
- a CDS encoding PAS domain S-box protein has product MELPQDPHSKDRFHTIRSIAALVVVALSVAVLAGWQLNVDVLKRPIPGSVAMNPLTAICFILSSLALLNLRNGRLLRVFAWFLMALSSAKLLSMITALHIPVDTFIFHGKLASDKLNGISNSMAPNTAVGFLWVGIAFELRRSKKIALWFIELSVMLVLVQGLISTIGYGFKVPEFYGVLNMFPMAIHTAMCFLIIACGMLLVRPMGPFMSTMTDKGAGGIMARTLLPMAILVPIVLGALRLYGAARGIFSTEFGLMLVVVSVIGSFCLAIWKIADVTNKHSAEQKLHEKQLALANANLEKKVAERTETLLDVSRELEEKAKELEISEKRFRALVENGGDAVLVVNGNFSPIYVSESITRMLGYSPAEVMEIDLLSLIHHDDLEGVQQALGNAMENPGIPVPGHTSRTRHKDGSWRWLEATITNLLHDPAVNGIVDNFRDVTERVEAKQRLAASEVHFRQTLDNMMEGVQIIGHDWTYQYVNLAVTVHGAMTAEQMLGKTIMECYPGIEQTEVFSQMQRVMNERTTHHMENLFDYPDGSQAWFELSIQPVPEGIFILSIDITDRKKAEAAIAELNASLEQKVEERTAQLQAINKELESFSYSVSHDLRAPLRAINGFSKILEQQNAAQLDEDGKRLLSIIKTNANTMGNLIDDLLEFSRTGRTDIHSSEVDMTALVRAILAETDKGLAQIEVEPLPLAYCDATMMKHVWVNLISNAIKYSARKEQPLIRIWSTQEDKRSVYHIQDNGVGFDMQYASKLFGVFQRLHSPREFEGTGVGLAIVYRIIGKHAGQTWAHAELDKGATFHFSLPKTTNPSLINNP; this is encoded by the coding sequence ATGGAACTACCTCAAGACCCACATTCAAAAGACAGATTTCACACCATCCGCTCCATAGCGGCCTTGGTGGTGGTTGCCTTGTCGGTGGCTGTTCTTGCAGGATGGCAATTGAACGTTGATGTGCTCAAGCGGCCCATTCCCGGGTCGGTGGCCATGAACCCACTTACGGCCATCTGCTTCATTCTTTCTTCCCTTGCTTTATTGAATCTTCGGAATGGGAGACTGCTAAGGGTCTTTGCTTGGTTCCTTATGGCGCTTTCCTCGGCAAAGCTCCTTTCAATGATCACCGCGCTTCACATTCCTGTCGATACCTTCATCTTTCATGGAAAACTCGCCTCAGATAAACTGAACGGAATTAGCAACAGCATGGCGCCCAACACGGCCGTTGGGTTTCTGTGGGTAGGCATTGCCTTCGAATTGCGTAGATCAAAGAAGATAGCCCTTTGGTTCATTGAGCTAAGCGTAATGCTTGTATTGGTGCAAGGGTTGATCTCTACAATAGGCTATGGTTTTAAGGTGCCAGAGTTCTATGGCGTGCTCAACATGTTCCCAATGGCCATACACACGGCCATGTGTTTTCTGATAATAGCATGCGGAATGCTGTTGGTACGACCAATGGGCCCATTCATGTCAACAATGACAGACAAAGGGGCTGGGGGAATAATGGCCAGAACACTGTTGCCCATGGCCATTCTGGTTCCTATTGTCTTAGGCGCATTGCGGCTTTACGGAGCAGCGCGCGGAATCTTCTCAACCGAATTCGGACTGATGCTGGTGGTGGTATCGGTCATTGGTTCTTTTTGTTTGGCCATTTGGAAAATTGCTGATGTGACCAATAAGCATTCGGCAGAACAGAAGCTACACGAAAAGCAACTTGCCTTGGCCAATGCCAACTTGGAGAAAAAGGTGGCCGAGCGTACCGAAACATTACTTGACGTAAGTCGAGAATTGGAAGAAAAGGCCAAAGAATTGGAAATAAGCGAAAAGCGTTTTAGGGCTTTGGTAGAGAATGGTGGCGATGCCGTTCTTGTGGTGAATGGCAATTTTAGCCCCATTTATGTGTCCGAATCCATTACACGTATGCTGGGTTATTCGCCAGCGGAAGTAATGGAGATCGATCTGCTTTCCCTTATTCATCATGACGATCTTGAAGGCGTTCAGCAGGCTTTGGGAAATGCCATGGAAAACCCCGGTATTCCAGTGCCTGGCCATACATCCCGAACAAGGCATAAGGATGGGTCGTGGCGTTGGCTGGAGGCCACCATTACCAACCTCTTGCACGACCCTGCCGTCAATGGCATTGTCGATAATTTCAGGGATGTGACCGAACGGGTGGAAGCCAAGCAACGCCTGGCCGCCAGCGAAGTGCACTTTCGGCAAACGCTCGATAACATGATGGAGGGTGTGCAGATCATTGGACACGATTGGACCTATCAGTATGTGAACCTAGCCGTAACCGTTCATGGCGCCATGACAGCTGAACAGATGTTGGGAAAGACCATCATGGAGTGTTATCCAGGTATTGAGCAGACGGAGGTGTTCAGCCAGATGCAGCGGGTGATGAATGAAAGGACCACTCACCACATGGAGAACCTTTTCGACTATCCAGATGGAAGTCAGGCATGGTTTGAGCTAAGCATACAGCCCGTTCCCGAAGGCATCTTCATTCTGTCCATAGACATAACCGACCGGAAGAAGGCGGAAGCAGCTATTGCAGAGCTCAATGCATCGCTCGAACAAAAGGTGGAAGAACGCACCGCACAGTTGCAGGCCATCAATAAGGAACTCGAATCGTTCAGCTATTCGGTAAGCCATGACCTAAGAGCGCCTCTACGGGCAATCAACGGTTTCAGCAAAATATTGGAGCAACAGAACGCGGCACAGCTTGATGAGGATGGCAAGCGCCTACTTTCCATTATTAAGACCAACGCCAACACCATGGGCAATCTTATTGACGACCTGCTGGAGTTTTCGCGTACTGGGCGAACCGATATCCACAGCTCTGAGGTAGACATGACGGCTTTGGTCCGAGCCATACTGGCCGAAACGGACAAGGGGCTGGCACAGATAGAAGTGGAGCCATTGCCACTGGCCTATTGCGATGCTACTATGATGAAGCACGTGTGGGTCAATCTGATCTCCAACGCCATCAAATATTCTGCGCGAAAGGAACAGCCGCTTATCCGTATTTGGTCCACCCAAGAAGACAAGCGCAGCGTTTATCACATTCAAGACAACGGAGTAGGTTTTGATATGCAATATGCCAGCAAACTCTTTGGCGTGTTCCAACGCTTGCATTCTCCTCGCGAATTTGAAGGAACAGGCGTAGGCTTGGCCATCGTGTATCGCATTATTGGAAAACATGCAGGCCAAACATGGGCCCATGCCGAATTGGACAAAGGCGCCACTTTCCATTTCAGCCTACCTAAAACAACGAATCCATCCTTGATCAACAACCCCTAA
- a CDS encoding response regulator, whose product MEPKMTDLLLVEDNPYDAELTLSALRQKNLANHLHHVEDGAEALDFVYARGKFAGRKGMALPSLILLDLKMPKVNGIEVLEQLKSDPTTRSIPVVVLTSSKEDPDIKACYDLGVNSYIVKPVDFEAFISAVIDLGMYWLLLNTPPKS is encoded by the coding sequence ATGGAACCAAAAATGACCGACCTACTACTGGTTGAAGACAACCCTTACGATGCCGAACTGACCCTTTCCGCCCTACGGCAGAAGAATCTGGCCAACCACTTGCATCATGTAGAAGATGGTGCCGAGGCACTTGACTTTGTTTACGCACGCGGAAAATTCGCAGGCCGAAAAGGAATGGCCCTGCCAAGCCTTATCCTGCTCGATCTGAAAATGCCGAAGGTGAACGGAATTGAAGTGCTCGAACAGCTGAAATCGGATCCAACCACCCGAAGCATTCCCGTTGTGGTGCTCACCAGTTCCAAAGAAGACCCCGACATTAAAGCCTGCTACGACCTTGGCGTAAATAGCTACATCGTGAAGCCAGTAGATTTTGAAGCGTTCATTTCTGCTGTTATTGATCTAGGTATGTATTGGCTTCTACTAAACACACCGCCTAAGAGTTGA